Proteins encoded by one window of Aphis gossypii isolate Hap1 chromosome X, ASM2018417v2, whole genome shotgun sequence:
- the LOC126552461 gene encoding uncharacterized protein LOC126552461 encodes MGNVIAIDDIELYLKKNGMFNIHVSEHIKNNNAQIQNVMHTTTSDLDYTTTLNQKLFNIIQQNNFLNNYKSYKTEIINNIMSENKHLKKQKAKFISAYKKKLNDAFASKQLENLVEFEIEKQIPKVDYFYNATKEWKVNEKNDQLNHMKSLNIMPVVLYNKFKKLSDDYLFVQNKENTVHHILNRTTFFECVSYDKYKQNPEFAQLMHDAISNMVICIQFNIVYQHIGPFYEVNDALTEDGYSVYRKELFHNFRMMVSKLEDLEKNKYFDIDMIVKDVPRMKTVYTDNGQCLTKFIHEEHDKLKIIDIMILGVFQWFNINKYDTDLTMKCLIKNVLIFSKLLKLNFKESFSNSHIKASVHKLSSNKILNQYRFSLKSPFSYSLNQNSFPSIKNLNNNKLFYTIIRIHPHLYENYFRGHNINPPQFDFSILKKKINFLQQNVNSILSNHLNTNFDTFHSDFRLQLKTYNSNIAKIDKYIKINSLKSKQNNLLTSAVINTPKSIRKSKPSFYPRTAYCA; translated from the exons ATGGGGAACGTAATAGCAATTGACGATAttgagttatatttaaaaaaaaatggaatgttCAATATTCATGTTAGTgaacatattaaaaacaataatgctCAAATTCAAAACGTTATGCACACAACAACCTCTGATTTAGATTACACTACTAcattaaaccaaaaattatttaatataatacagcaaaataattttttaaataattacaaatcgtataaaactgaaataatcaataacaTCATGTctgaaaacaaacatttaaaaaaacagaaaGCAAAATTCATTTCcgcatacaaaaaaaaattaaacgatgCATTTGCTAGTAAGCAACTTGAAAACCTCgttgaatttgaaattga GAAGCAAATACCGAaggttgattatttttataatgctaCAAAAGAATGGAAagtgaatgaaaaaaatgatcaattgAACCACatgaaaagtttaaatataatgccgGTTGTCTTGTacaacaaattcaaaaaactaAGTGACGATTATTTGTTTGTccaaaataaagaaaacactgttcatcatattttaaacagaacaactttttttgaatGTGTGTCGTATGATAAAta taaacagAATCCAGAATTTGCGCAATTAATGCACGACGCAATTAGTAACATGgtgatatgtatacaattcaatattgtataccaACATATTGGCCCATTTTACGAAGTCAATGATGCGTTGACGGAAGATGGATATTCAGTATATCGTAAAGAACTTTTCCATAATTTTAGAATGATGGTGTCCAAATTAGAAGatttggaaaaaaacaaatatttcgaCATCGATATGATTGT aaaGGACGTTCCACGAATGAAAACGGTGTATACGGACAATGGCCaatgtttaacaaaatttattcaCGAGGAAcatgacaaattaaaaattattgatatcatGATTTTAGGTGTATTTCAATGGttcaacataaataaatatgataccgATTTAACC aTGAAATGCCTGATAAAAAacgttttgatattttcaaaattattaaaattaaattttaaagagtcCTTTTCCAATTCCCATATAAAAGCATCAGTACATAAATTAAGCAGCAACAAAATTCTAAATCAATACAGATTCTCATTAAAATCACCTTTTTCTTATTCATTGAACCAAAATTCATTTCCctcaatcaaaaatttaaacaataataaattattctacacCATCATACGTATACATCctcatttatatgaaaattactTCAGAGGCCATAACATAAACCCCCCTCAATTCgacttttcaattttaaaaaaaaaaattaatttccttCAACAAAATGTGAATTCTATACTTTCCAATCACCTCAACACAAATTTCGACACATTCCATTCTGATTTCCGCCTCCAACTAAAAACctataattctaatattgcaaaaattgataaatacataaaaataaacagtttgaagtccaaacaaaataatttgttaacatCAGCAGTAATAAATACACCAAAATCTATTAGAAAATCAAAACCATCATTTTATCCAag AACTGCTTAC